From a single Alloactinosynnema sp. L-07 genomic region:
- a CDS encoding DUF397 domain-containing protein, giving the protein MHGQWRKSSFSSSQANCVEVAYTATVRVRDSKNPEGGTLRFPDAAWSPLIDAVTWDGP; this is encoded by the coding sequence ATGCACGGACAGTGGCGCAAGTCGAGCTTCAGCAGCTCTCAAGCGAACTGTGTTGAGGTCGCCTACACCGCCACAGTCCGTGTCCGGGATTCCAAGAACCCCGAAGGCGGCACCCTCCGCTTCCCGGACGCCGCCTGGTCGCCCCTGATCGACGCGGTGACCTGGGACGGGCCGTAA
- a CDS encoding VanZ family protein — translation MTDPEVSALIAFLVGGLLSVLLVVPYIAWSYRRRGELGLGHALLAFGFLVYAMALWTYTLLPVPDTTPQFCAENAVRTMQTRPLQFFADIRRDQVGTGVRALLHNPALQQAVFNVALFVPLGMFGRHLLRLRPLTVIALGAAVSLFIEVTQRTAVWGLFACPYRLFDVDDLITNTLGAALGLALAPALRLMPGQKVRAAADEPRPVTTARRLLGMAVDLVSVALLGATFQVVYNIVAVDLLIETVPDQHRLLTIAAPVALLLVLVPMLGNGGTFGQRVVLLRPVGPDGGKPGLGRMLARFAAGSGGFFVLEFFGVSLLGFLLLAVSGVMAWRPKDHRGLSGVVAGLRVVDSRDATFREPASVINT, via the coding sequence GTGACTGATCCCGAGGTGTCCGCTCTCATCGCGTTCCTCGTCGGTGGGCTGCTGTCCGTGCTGCTGGTCGTGCCCTACATCGCGTGGAGCTATCGCAGGCGGGGCGAACTCGGCCTGGGGCACGCGCTGCTGGCGTTCGGGTTCCTGGTCTACGCGATGGCACTGTGGACGTACACGCTGCTGCCCGTCCCCGACACGACCCCGCAGTTCTGCGCTGAGAACGCGGTGCGCACGATGCAGACGCGGCCGTTGCAGTTCTTCGCGGACATCCGCAGGGACCAGGTCGGCACGGGTGTCCGGGCGCTGCTGCACAACCCGGCGTTGCAGCAGGCCGTGTTCAACGTGGCCCTGTTCGTGCCGCTGGGGATGTTCGGCAGGCACCTGCTGCGGCTGCGCCCGCTGACCGTGATCGCCCTCGGCGCGGCGGTGTCGCTGTTCATCGAGGTCACCCAGCGCACGGCGGTGTGGGGCCTGTTCGCGTGCCCGTACCGGCTGTTCGACGTCGACGACCTGATCACCAACACCCTCGGCGCCGCGCTCGGCCTGGCGCTGGCGCCCGCGCTGCGGCTGATGCCGGGTCAGAAGGTCCGCGCGGCGGCCGACGAACCGCGGCCGGTGACGACAGCCCGCAGATTGCTGGGAATGGCCGTCGACCTGGTGTCGGTGGCGCTGCTGGGGGCGACCTTCCAGGTCGTCTACAACATCGTCGCGGTCGATCTGCTCATCGAGACCGTCCCGGACCAGCACCGGCTGCTCACCATCGCCGCCCCAGTCGCCCTGCTGTTGGTGCTGGTGCCGATGTTGGGCAACGGCGGCACGTTCGGCCAGCGCGTCGTGCTGCTGCGCCCAGTCGGCCCCGACGGCGGCAAGCCGGGGCTGGGCCGAATGCTGGCGCGGTTCGCCGCGGGATCGGGTGGCTTCTTCGTGCTGGAGTTCTTCGGGGTGTCGCTGCTCGGATTCCTCCTGCTGGCCGTCAGCGGCGTGATGGCCTGGCGGCCCAAGGACCACCGCGGGCTGTCCGGCGTGGTGGCGGGCCTGCGGGTCGTCGACAGCCGGGATGCAACCTTTCGGGAGCCGGCGAGCGTGATTAACACGTAG
- a CDS encoding acetyltransferase, which produces MNRPLLLVGAGGLAREVLAAARALPELWKPIGMVDDAPERHGSEVDGLLVLGPTALVHDHPDAAVLVCVARSTRPAGRRTLVGKLGLPADRYATLIHPAASIAPGVTFGEGTVLLAGAVVTAPQHVGAHVIVMPMVLFTHDDAVGDFSTFAGRATLSGNVTIGEAAYLGAGSMVREGVRVGAEAVIGMGAAVLSDVPDGETWVGVPAKRLDRSS; this is translated from the coding sequence GTGAACCGCCCGCTGCTGCTGGTCGGCGCCGGGGGCCTGGCGCGGGAGGTGCTCGCCGCCGCGCGGGCGCTGCCCGAATTGTGGAAGCCCATCGGCATGGTCGACGACGCGCCGGAGCGCCACGGGTCCGAAGTGGACGGACTGCTGGTGCTCGGCCCGACCGCGCTGGTGCATGACCACCCCGACGCCGCCGTGCTGGTGTGTGTCGCGCGGTCGACGCGCCCGGCCGGACGGCGCACACTGGTCGGCAAGCTCGGCCTGCCCGCCGACCGCTACGCAACCTTGATCCACCCCGCCGCGTCCATAGCGCCGGGAGTCACCTTCGGCGAGGGCACCGTGCTGCTCGCCGGGGCCGTCGTCACCGCGCCGCAGCACGTGGGCGCGCACGTAATCGTGATGCCGATGGTCCTGTTCACCCACGACGACGCGGTCGGCGACTTCAGCACCTTCGCTGGCCGGGCCACGCTGTCCGGCAACGTAACCATCGGCGAGGCCGCCTACCTCGGGGCCGGGTCGATGGTCCGCGAGGGCGTCCGCGTCGGCGCCGAAGCCGTCATCGGCATGGGCGCCGCCGTGCTGTCCGACGTACCGGACGGCGAGACGTGGGTAGGCGTCCCAGCGAAGCGACTAGACCGCTCCAGCTAA
- a CDS encoding acyltransferase: MTTTEAEVFVHHKGLCESDEVGAGTRVWAFAHVLPGAKVGRDCNICDGAFVETGAALGDRVTVKNGTLVFSGVTCEDEVFLGPNVLFTNDFRPRAAIRKGPDELVETVVRHGATLGAGTVVVCGVEIGRYAFAAAGSVVTRDVPPHAFVAGNPARQKGWVCECGARLDEVLHCAECLRDYTVSPDGNGLAEIA, encoded by the coding sequence ATGACGACCACCGAGGCCGAGGTCTTCGTCCATCACAAGGGACTCTGCGAGAGCGACGAGGTCGGCGCGGGCACCCGCGTCTGGGCCTTCGCGCACGTGCTCCCGGGCGCCAAGGTCGGGCGCGACTGCAACATCTGCGACGGCGCTTTCGTCGAGACGGGCGCTGCGCTGGGTGACCGGGTGACGGTCAAGAACGGCACCCTGGTCTTCAGTGGAGTGACCTGTGAGGACGAAGTCTTCCTCGGTCCTAACGTGTTGTTCACCAACGATTTCCGGCCGCGGGCGGCAATTCGCAAAGGGCCCGACGAATTGGTTGAGACCGTCGTGCGGCATGGCGCGACCCTCGGCGCGGGCACCGTGGTCGTCTGCGGTGTCGAAATAGGACGGTACGCATTCGCCGCGGCTGGGTCGGTGGTCACCCGCGATGTGCCACCGCACGCCTTCGTCGCGGGCAATCCCGCACGTCAGAAGGGGTGGGTGTGCGAATGTGGCGCCCGCCTGGACGAAGTACTGCACTGTGCGGAGTGCCTACGCGACTACACCGTGTCACCGGACGGAAACGGTCTCGCGGAGATCGCTTAG
- a CDS encoding DegT/DnrJ/EryC1/StrS aminotransferase family protein, protein MTGHIPLVDLAAQHAAVADEVAAGWSEVLARTAFVGGPQVAAFEAEYAAFAGVAHCVGMGNGTDALELALRALEIGPGDECVLPANTFIATAEAVARTGATPVLVDCDPDTALIDVTAAAAAVTTRTRVVLPVDLYGQTAQIDQLRALLPPNVAIVEDAAQSQGAERHGVRAGSLGDIAATSFYPGKNLGAYGDAGAVTTDRADLAERVRLLGAHGSPRKYEHPVLGFNSRLDTLQAVVLSAKLRRLDGWNADRRAAAERYDKLLAGLDGVLTPVVADGNTPVWHLYVIRVAERDAVLAKLQAAGIGAGIHYPTPVHLTGAFAGLGQGVGAFPASELIAGEILSLPLFPEITSAQQERVVSVLADSLVGEPVRS, encoded by the coding sequence ATGACCGGCCACATTCCCCTTGTCGACCTGGCCGCCCAGCACGCCGCTGTCGCGGACGAGGTGGCCGCGGGCTGGTCGGAAGTCTTAGCGCGCACCGCTTTCGTCGGTGGGCCGCAGGTCGCCGCGTTCGAGGCCGAGTACGCCGCGTTCGCCGGGGTGGCCCACTGCGTCGGCATGGGCAACGGCACCGACGCGCTGGAACTGGCGCTGCGGGCGCTGGAGATCGGCCCCGGCGACGAGTGCGTCCTGCCCGCCAACACCTTCATCGCCACCGCCGAGGCCGTGGCCCGGACCGGCGCGACGCCCGTGCTGGTGGACTGCGACCCCGACACCGCGCTGATCGACGTCACCGCCGCCGCGGCCGCGGTGACCACCCGCACCCGCGTGGTGCTCCCGGTCGACCTCTACGGCCAGACCGCGCAGATCGACCAGCTGCGGGCGCTGCTGCCGCCCAACGTCGCCATCGTCGAGGACGCCGCGCAGTCGCAGGGCGCCGAGCGCCACGGCGTGCGGGCGGGCTCGCTCGGCGACATCGCCGCGACCAGCTTCTACCCCGGCAAGAACCTCGGTGCCTACGGCGACGCGGGCGCGGTCACCACCGACCGGGCCGACCTCGCCGAGCGGGTCCGCCTGCTCGGCGCACACGGCTCGCCGCGCAAGTACGAGCACCCGGTGCTGGGCTTCAACAGCAGGCTCGACACGCTGCAAGCCGTGGTGCTGTCGGCGAAGCTGCGCAGGCTCGACGGCTGGAACGCCGACCGCCGCGCCGCCGCCGAGCGCTACGACAAGCTCCTCGCGGGCCTCGACGGCGTGCTCACCCCGGTCGTCGCCGACGGCAACACACCGGTGTGGCACCTCTACGTCATCCGCGTCGCCGAGCGCGACGCGGTGCTGGCCAAGCTCCAGGCCGCGGGCATCGGCGCGGGCATCCACTACCCGACCCCGGTCCACCTGACCGGCGCGTTCGCGGGCCTGGGCCAGGGTGTGGGCGCCTTCCCGGCCAGCGAGCTCATCGCGGGCGAGATCCTGTCCCTGCCGCTGTTCCCGGAGATCACCTCCGCGCAGCAGGAGCGGGTCGTCTCGGTGCTGGCCGACTCGCTCGTCGGAGAGCCGGTGCGGTCATGA
- a CDS encoding DUF4082 domain-containing protein has product MHDARGHGRTLRGMRAVLAGLLVAVGLPVLVASPALAGPCDAPTNPVVCENSKPGTPRDDWFIESHYGDIEGFATQTSVQPGQRLDFKIKTPSTNYSVDIVRLGWYQGMGGRKQQTLTPSVPLPQNQPQCAYQSTTGLVDCGNWGVSASWFVPSTATPGFYVANFVRNDGAGASQYPFVVRNDSSTSDIVVQTSDQTWQAYNKYGDRPGINEFNTYEGGFSGSPDGRAFKVSYNRPYRNAGTSNFLNAEYPLVRFLERNGYDVSYLSGVDVTRNPALLKNHKVYISSGHDEYVNAAQRLGVEQAKAAGVNLMFLTGNSWFWKTRFENSIDGSNTALRTMVCYKETKAPGGAKIDPSPQWTGTWRDPRQSPPSDAGRPENELLGTLFYVNGYRADSLQVPASFGRNRFWRNTSVATATGTTTFPAGTLGYEWDSDPDHLRPAGSIPMSDTTVTVDDGQLLLDYGHLYGGGPANHKLTLYRDQVSNALVFSAATVQWSWGLDSDHTFPAGAPPTAPVAPAMQQATINMLADMGAQPRTLMAGMVQATKSTDTTGPTVTVSGPANGSTVPAGTPRTISGTAVDVGGGKVASVEVSVDGGATYKRATGLDTWSYAWTPSVLGQVSIKVRASDDGATIGNTVTVNVTVGAQQCPCTIFGTQTPTTVDSGDTAAIEVGTKFNTSVNATVTGVKFYKAATNTGTHTGSLWSSAGQRLATGTFTGESASGWQTLNFATPVQIRSGQPYVVSYTAPTGRYSVDAGYFNGKGAGIVPLTAPATGNVAGGNGVFRYGSGFPDSSFNGGNYWVDVIVTTDTADNTPPVVNSTNPASNATGVYLDAGITATFNEPVDPGSVQFTVQAAGNPVPGTVSVDENVVTFSPTDLMPASTQHSVTLNATDGYGNPLAAPRTWNFTTGTALAPCPCNLFKTKVPATVDAGDASDVELGVKFTVATNATVTGVRFYKSFANTGTHTGSVWTSSGQRLATGTFTNETATGWQTLTFASPVQIQAGQTYVASYRTPTGHYSVDSGFFAGQGAGRGVLTAPTSPASGGNGVYVYGGGFPSSTFNANNYWVDVTIDTQGADTTAPTVTSTNPANNATSVSTGTGVTANFSEPVNPASLTFSLTQNGVGTVSGTTQLAPDNRSVTFASTSALAGGATFTASVRASDGMGNLMPAAYTWTFTTGAAGACPCTLFRPTDAPGNFATDSPVELGTRIQVAQNGWITGVRFYKSAGDPGSHTGTLWSNAGAQLATGTYTNESSSGWQTLTFASPVAVTAGSTYVASFWGSAGRYGYTTQYFNADRVNGPLTGPASTGPGPNGVYQYGGGGVFPNGSGNGSNYWVDATFVTTQP; this is encoded by the coding sequence ATGCACGACGCACGCGGTCATGGGCGGACGTTGCGCGGTATGCGCGCCGTACTCGCCGGACTTCTCGTCGCGGTAGGACTCCCTGTGCTCGTCGCATCACCGGCCTTGGCGGGGCCGTGTGACGCGCCGACCAACCCGGTCGTGTGTGAGAACTCGAAGCCGGGAACCCCACGCGACGACTGGTTCATTGAGAGCCACTATGGCGATATCGAGGGATTCGCGACCCAGACGAGCGTCCAGCCTGGACAGCGCCTCGACTTCAAGATCAAGACGCCGAGCACCAACTACTCGGTCGATATCGTCCGGCTCGGTTGGTACCAGGGCATGGGCGGCCGCAAGCAGCAGACACTCACCCCGTCGGTGCCGCTGCCGCAGAACCAGCCGCAGTGCGCCTACCAGTCCACCACCGGCCTGGTCGACTGCGGAAACTGGGGCGTCTCGGCGAGCTGGTTCGTGCCCAGCACCGCCACGCCCGGCTTCTACGTCGCCAACTTCGTCCGCAACGACGGCGCGGGCGCCAGCCAGTACCCGTTCGTCGTGCGCAACGACTCGTCGACGTCGGACATCGTCGTGCAGACCTCCGACCAGACCTGGCAGGCATACAACAAGTACGGCGACCGCCCCGGCATCAACGAGTTCAACACCTACGAGGGCGGCTTCAGCGGATCGCCCGACGGCCGCGCGTTCAAGGTCAGCTACAACCGCCCGTACCGCAACGCGGGCACGTCGAATTTCCTCAACGCCGAGTACCCGCTCGTCCGGTTCCTGGAGCGCAACGGCTACGACGTCAGCTACCTGTCCGGTGTGGACGTCACCCGCAACCCCGCGCTGCTGAAGAACCACAAGGTCTACATCTCCTCCGGCCACGACGAGTACGTCAATGCCGCCCAGCGCCTCGGCGTCGAACAGGCCAAGGCCGCGGGCGTGAACCTGATGTTCCTCACCGGCAACTCGTGGTTCTGGAAGACCAGGTTCGAGAACTCGATCGACGGCTCGAACACCGCGCTGCGCACCATGGTCTGCTACAAGGAGACCAAGGCCCCCGGTGGCGCCAAGATCGACCCGAGTCCGCAGTGGACCGGCACCTGGCGCGACCCGCGCCAGTCCCCGCCGTCCGACGCGGGCCGCCCCGAGAACGAGCTTCTCGGCACCCTGTTCTACGTCAACGGCTACCGCGCCGACTCGCTGCAGGTCCCGGCCTCCTTCGGCCGCAACCGCTTCTGGCGCAACACCTCCGTGGCCACCGCTACTGGCACCACGACGTTCCCGGCGGGCACGCTGGGCTACGAGTGGGACAGCGACCCGGACCACCTGCGGCCCGCGGGCTCGATCCCGATGTCCGACACCACCGTCACCGTCGATGACGGACAGCTGCTTCTCGACTACGGGCACCTGTACGGCGGCGGCCCGGCCAACCACAAGCTCACGCTCTACCGCGACCAGGTCAGCAACGCGCTGGTGTTCAGCGCGGCCACGGTGCAGTGGTCCTGGGGTCTGGACTCCGACCACACCTTCCCGGCGGGTGCCCCGCCGACCGCGCCGGTCGCCCCGGCGATGCAGCAGGCCACGATCAACATGCTCGCCGACATGGGCGCGCAGCCGCGCACGCTGATGGCGGGCATGGTGCAGGCCACCAAGAGCACTGACACCACCGGTCCCACCGTCACCGTCAGCGGTCCCGCCAACGGCTCGACCGTGCCCGCGGGCACCCCGCGCACCATCTCCGGCACCGCGGTCGACGTCGGCGGCGGCAAGGTCGCCTCGGTCGAGGTCTCGGTCGACGGCGGCGCCACCTACAAGCGCGCCACCGGCCTGGACACCTGGTCCTACGCCTGGACCCCGAGCGTGCTCGGGCAGGTGTCGATCAAGGTTCGCGCCTCCGACGACGGCGCCACGATCGGCAACACGGTGACGGTCAACGTCACCGTTGGCGCCCAGCAATGCCCCTGCACGATCTTCGGCACGCAGACGCCTACCACCGTCGACAGCGGCGATACCGCCGCTATCGAGGTCGGCACGAAGTTCAACACCTCGGTCAACGCGACCGTCACCGGCGTGAAGTTCTACAAGGCCGCGACGAACACCGGCACCCACACTGGGTCGCTGTGGTCGTCGGCGGGCCAGCGCCTGGCCACCGGGACGTTCACCGGTGAGTCGGCCAGCGGCTGGCAGACGCTGAACTTCGCCACACCCGTGCAGATCCGCTCCGGCCAGCCCTACGTCGTCTCATATACCGCGCCAACCGGGCGCTACTCGGTCGACGCGGGCTACTTCAACGGCAAGGGTGCGGGCATCGTCCCGCTGACCGCGCCCGCGACCGGCAACGTGGCAGGCGGCAACGGCGTGTTCCGGTACGGCTCCGGCTTCCCGGACAGCTCGTTCAACGGCGGCAACTACTGGGTCGACGTGATCGTCACGACCGACACCGCCGACAACACCCCGCCGGTGGTCAACTCGACCAACCCGGCGAGCAACGCCACCGGCGTGTACCTCGACGCGGGCATCACCGCGACGTTCAACGAGCCGGTCGACCCGGGCAGCGTCCAGTTCACCGTGCAGGCGGCCGGGAACCCGGTCCCCGGCACCGTGAGCGTGGACGAGAACGTGGTCACCTTCAGCCCGACCGACCTGATGCCCGCGAGCACGCAGCACTCGGTGACGCTCAACGCCACCGACGGCTACGGCAACCCGCTGGCCGCGCCAAGGACCTGGAACTTCACCACCGGGACCGCACTGGCGCCGTGTCCGTGCAACCTGTTCAAGACCAAGGTTCCCGCCACGGTCGACGCCGGTGACGCCAGCGACGTGGAACTGGGCGTGAAGTTCACCGTGGCGACCAACGCGACGGTGACCGGCGTGCGCTTCTACAAGTCCTTCGCCAACACCGGCACGCACACCGGCTCGGTGTGGACCAGTTCCGGCCAGCGCCTCGCGACCGGCACGTTCACCAACGAGACCGCGACCGGCTGGCAGACACTGACCTTCGCCAGCCCCGTGCAGATCCAGGCGGGCCAGACCTACGTCGCCTCCTACCGCACGCCGACCGGCCACTACTCGGTCGACTCGGGCTTCTTCGCCGGCCAGGGCGCGGGCCGCGGTGTGCTGACCGCGCCGACGTCCCCGGCCTCGGGTGGCAACGGCGTGTACGTCTACGGCGGCGGCTTCCCGTCGAGCACGTTCAACGCCAACAACTACTGGGTCGACGTCACCATCGACACCCAGGGCGCCGACACCACCGCGCCCACGGTGACTTCGACGAACCCGGCGAACAACGCCACCAGCGTGTCCACGGGCACGGGCGTGACGGCGAACTTCTCCGAGCCGGTCAACCCGGCGTCGCTGACGTTCTCGCTGACGCAGAACGGCGTCGGCACCGTCTCCGGCACCACGCAGCTCGCGCCGGACAACCGCAGCGTCACCTTCGCGTCGACCTCGGCGCTGGCGGGTGGCGCCACCTTCACCGCATCGGTGCGGGCCAGTGACGGCATGGGCAACCTGATGCCCGCGGCGTACACGTGGACCTTCACCACCGGTGCTGCTGGCGCCTGCCCGTGCACCCTGTTCCGCCCGACCGACGCGCCAGGCAACTTCGCCACCGACTCGCCGGTGGAGCTGGGCACCCGGATCCAGGTGGCGCAGAACGGGTGGATCACCGGAGTCCGGTTCTACAAGTCCGCGGGCGACCCCGGCTCGCACACCGGCACCCTGTGGTCCAACGCGGGCGCGCAACTGGCGACCGGCACGTACACCAACGAGAGCAGCAGCGGCTGGCAGACCCTGACCTTCGCCTCCCCGGTGGCGGTCACGGCCGGGTCCACCTACGTGGCCTCGTTCTGGGGTTCGGCGGGCCGCTACGGCTACACCACGCAGTACTTCAACGCCGACCGCGTCAACGGGCCGCTGACCGGCCCCGCGAGCACGGGCCCCGGGCCCAACGGCGTGTACCAGTACGGCGGCGGCGGTGTGTTCCCGAACGGCTCGGGTAACGGATCGAACTACTGGGTCGACGCAACCTTCGTAACGACCCAGCCGTAA
- a CDS encoding SigE family RNA polymerase sigma factor gives MNVRDQDFAEYFAAKSDAMRGTAYLLCGDWHRAEDLVQTTFIKLFRVWNRIGESGRLDAYTRRILVHTFLDETRRGFFRREQVTDEPADRAVEQAGPEDRMVLVRALARVPARQRTALVLRYWEDLSLEETAQAMKCSTGTVKSQTSRGLTALRGLLPAPTASF, from the coding sequence ATGAACGTCCGCGACCAGGATTTCGCCGAGTACTTCGCGGCGAAATCCGACGCGATGCGCGGCACGGCGTACTTGCTGTGCGGCGACTGGCATCGCGCCGAAGATCTTGTGCAGACCACGTTCATCAAGCTGTTTCGCGTGTGGAACCGGATCGGTGAGTCAGGCAGGCTCGACGCCTACACCCGGCGGATCCTCGTGCACACGTTCCTCGACGAGACCCGGCGCGGGTTCTTCCGACGGGAACAGGTGACCGACGAACCGGCGGACCGGGCGGTCGAGCAGGCCGGGCCGGAAGACCGAATGGTCCTCGTGCGGGCACTGGCCAGAGTGCCCGCACGGCAGCGCACCGCACTGGTCCTGCGGTACTGGGAAGACCTCTCCCTGGAGGAGACCGCGCAGGCGATGAAGTGCTCGACGGGCACGGTCAAGAGCCAGACCTCCCGCGGCCTCACCGCACTGCGCGGCCTCCTCCCCGCCCCGACCGCTTCCTTCTGA
- a CDS encoding helix-turn-helix transcriptional regulator, producing MISNRLPARMRALGMELAAARERTGKTTKEAAFGIGLSAPTLNRSENAKRLSPITDIAGLLALYEVTGEDRKRILELADRLDAPEWLEAGDRLPRLLKPLVTFEARAATMFDAAFDYIPGLLQIEQYTRAVHTAEGVAGDDQDACIDARLARQRVLGARLAPRYTAVIEEAALRRTYGGSEAMIRQVNWLIERAKQSNIDIHVIPFRRWGYPIPGAFMMMGFREDVPPIVYFEHLAVAGFLDAPDHTQLFHDAAAKLMKFALDSADTVKFLTMLAADYERG from the coding sequence GTGATCAGCAACCGGTTGCCCGCTCGGATGCGGGCCTTGGGAATGGAACTGGCGGCCGCTCGTGAGCGGACCGGGAAGACGACAAAGGAGGCCGCGTTCGGGATCGGCCTTTCCGCACCGACCTTGAATCGCTCGGAGAACGCCAAACGGCTCTCCCCGATCACCGATATAGCCGGACTATTGGCGCTTTATGAGGTGACCGGGGAGGACCGGAAGCGAATCCTCGAACTGGCGGACAGACTGGACGCGCCAGAGTGGCTTGAGGCCGGTGATCGGCTCCCGCGCCTGCTCAAGCCCCTCGTCACGTTCGAGGCACGTGCGGCAACCATGTTTGATGCTGCCTTCGACTACATCCCTGGACTCCTGCAGATCGAGCAGTACACGCGGGCCGTCCATACCGCTGAGGGAGTCGCCGGGGACGATCAAGATGCGTGCATCGATGCCAGGTTGGCGCGGCAGAGGGTCCTCGGGGCTCGCCTTGCTCCTCGGTATACGGCGGTCATCGAGGAAGCCGCTCTGCGCCGGACTTACGGGGGCTCGGAGGCCATGATTCGACAAGTCAATTGGCTTATCGAACGAGCGAAGCAGTCGAACATTGATATCCACGTGATCCCGTTCCGACGTTGGGGGTATCCGATTCCGGGCGCGTTCATGATGATGGGATTCCGAGAGGACGTCCCGCCCATTGTCTACTTTGAGCACTTGGCGGTGGCGGGCTTCCTGGACGCTCCCGATCACACCCAGTTGTTCCATGACGCCGCTGCTAAGCTCATGAAGTTCGCGCTGGACTCAGCCGATACGGTGAAGTTTCTGACCATGTTGGCGGCAGACTACGAACGGGGCTGA
- a CDS encoding glycosyltransferase, with the protein MASVDVVIPCYKYGSVLPTAVRSVLDQPDVDVRVLVIDDASGDDSADVARKLAAADSRVQVVEHARNKGHIATYNEGLLEWASADYCALLSADDALTPGALSRATRLMDAHPEVGFVYGRPLHWDGSEPLPQARTADKGWTVYNGHSWLRRRFALGEGCITSPEVVVRTEVQQKYGGYDPELRHTGDIEMWMRFALHTDVGYLRGVDQAYYRVHGNNMSAAYYASQVADLRQRLAAYVSIVDRMDGQLKDKADLDRQVRRVLAKDALRRAGRAYDKGITEESPVEELVDFAVETFPEAASLPEWHTLKLRERLGTKAARTLSPLVLTAPARRIRQHARVFRWEQTGV; encoded by the coding sequence GTGGCCAGCGTCGACGTGGTCATCCCGTGCTACAAGTACGGGTCCGTCCTGCCGACCGCGGTGCGGAGCGTGCTCGACCAGCCCGACGTCGACGTCCGGGTGCTCGTCATCGACGACGCCTCCGGCGACGACAGTGCCGACGTGGCCAGGAAACTGGCCGCGGCGGACAGTCGGGTGCAGGTGGTCGAGCACGCCCGCAACAAGGGCCACATCGCCACCTACAACGAGGGTCTGCTGGAGTGGGCGAGCGCGGACTACTGCGCTCTCCTCTCGGCCGACGACGCCCTGACCCCGGGTGCGCTCAGCCGCGCGACGCGGCTGATGGACGCGCACCCGGAGGTCGGGTTCGTCTACGGCAGGCCCCTGCACTGGGACGGCAGCGAGCCGCTGCCCCAGGCCAGGACCGCGGACAAGGGCTGGACTGTCTACAACGGACACTCCTGGCTCCGCCGCCGGTTCGCCCTCGGCGAGGGGTGCATCACCTCGCCGGAGGTGGTCGTGCGCACCGAGGTCCAGCAGAAGTACGGCGGCTACGACCCCGAACTGCGCCACACCGGCGACATCGAGATGTGGATGCGCTTCGCCCTGCACACCGACGTCGGCTACCTGCGCGGCGTCGACCAGGCCTACTACCGGGTCCACGGCAACAACATGTCGGCGGCCTACTACGCCTCCCAGGTCGCCGACCTGCGCCAGCGCCTGGCCGCCTACGTCTCGATCGTCGACCGGATGGACGGCCAGCTCAAGGACAAGGCCGACCTGGACCGCCAGGTCCGCCGAGTCCTGGCCAAGGACGCTCTGCGGCGGGCCGGTCGGGCGTATGACAAGGGCATCACCGAGGAATCCCCGGTCGAAGAGCTGGTCGACTTCGCCGTGGAGACCTTCCCGGAGGCGGCGTCACTGCCCGAGTGGCACACGCTCAAGCTGCGGGAACGCCTGGGCACCAAGGCGGCGAGGACGCTGTCACCACTCGTCCTCACCGCCCCCGCGCGACGTATCCGGCAGCACGCTCGGGTGTTCCGGTGGGAACAGACCGGGGTGTAG